Proteins from one Fusobacterium simiae genomic window:
- a CDS encoding toxin-antitoxin system YwqK family antitoxin, giving the protein MKKLLAGLLLLSSVLTFSERVIKSSDAYMDGNEIIYVKGEKTPYMGVIESYNSKGVLEARSNFTNGKLNGSSKLFHPNGKVQIEETYKNGLEEGMYKKYNENGNLILEIPHKNGKAEGIAKIYYPNGKLEGEEIYKNDVLDGIGKYYDENGKLFLELSYKNGKREGVSKRYYPNGKLQGEAIFKNDLGVGIHKYYDESGNLILEIPYKNGKIDGVAKRYYPNGKLKAEATYKNNVLEGPVKNYDENGKFSQHSSTF; this is encoded by the coding sequence CAGGATTATTATTGCTAAGTTCAGTATTGACATTTTCAGAAAGAGTTATTAAATCATCAGATGCTTATATGGATGGAAATGAGATAATATATGTTAAAGGGGAAAAGACTCCTTATATGGGTGTAATTGAAAGCTATAATTCAAAGGGTGTTTTAGAAGCAAGATCTAATTTTACAAATGGTAAATTAAATGGGTCTTCAAAATTATTTCATCCTAATGGAAAAGTTCAAATAGAAGAAACATATAAAAATGGTTTAGAAGAAGGGATGTATAAAAAATATAATGAAAACGGAAACTTGATTTTAGAGATTCCACATAAAAATGGTAAAGCTGAGGGTATAGCAAAAATTTATTATCCAAATGGAAAATTAGAAGGTGAAGAAATATATAAAAATGATGTTTTAGATGGAATAGGTAAATATTATGATGAAAATGGGAAATTATTTTTAGAACTTTCATATAAAAATGGAAAACGTGAAGGGGTTTCAAAAAGATATTATCCAAATGGAAAATTACAAGGTGAAGCAATATTTAAAAATGATTTAGGAGTAGGAATACATAAATATTATGATGAAAGTGGAAACTTAATTCTAGAAATCCCATATAAAAATGGAAAAATTGATGGAGTTGCAAAAAGATATTATCCAAATGGTAAATTAAAAGCAGAAGCAACATATAAAAATAATGTTTTAGAAGGGCCTGTTAAGAATTATGATGAGAATGGAAAATTTTCTCAACACTCATCAACATTTTAA
- a CDS encoding pyridoxamine 5'-phosphate oxidase family protein has protein sequence MRRKDREVLDEVKIDEIIKNCDCCRLGFYDKENDEVYIVPLNFGYSNKENKRFFYFHGAKEGRKINLISKTEKITFEMDTNHELIVGKMACNYSERYQCIMGRGLISFVEDKEEKVTALNEIMFQSTGKKDWEFAEPMLNAVAIFKVEVTSISCKERV, from the coding sequence ATGAGAAGAAAGGATAGAGAAGTTTTAGATGAAGTGAAAATTGATGAGATTATAAAAAATTGTGATTGTTGTAGGCTAGGTTTCTATGACAAAGAAAATGATGAAGTATATATTGTTCCATTAAATTTTGGATATTCTAATAAAGAAAATAAAAGATTTTTCTATTTTCATGGAGCAAAAGAAGGAAGAAAAATTAATTTAATTTCAAAAACTGAAAAAATTACATTTGAAATGGACACTAATCATGAACTTATAGTGGGAAAGATGGCTTGTAATTATTCTGAAAGATATCAATGTATTATGGGAAGAGGATTAATTTCGTTTGTGGAGGATAAAGAAGAAAAAGTTACTGCCTTAAATGAAATTATGTTCCAAAGTACAGGAAAAAAAGATTGGGAATTTGCAGAACCTATGCTTAATGCTGTTGCAATATTTAAAGTTGAAGTTACAAGCATAAGTTGTAAAGAAAGAGTGTAA
- a CDS encoding flavodoxin domain-containing protein codes for MNKVNIVYYSFTGNTLRMVKAFEKGLQEANVPFKSYSVVELKDDNEAFNCEILALASPANQTEEIEKNYFQPFMKRNAEKFKDKKIYLFGTFGWGGGKFMSSWIKQVEELGAKIVELPMACKGSPNSETKEKLTNMAKKIATM; via the coding sequence ATGAATAAGGTAAATATTGTTTATTATAGTTTTACAGGAAATACTTTAAGAATGGTAAAAGCCTTTGAAAAAGGACTTCAAGAGGCTAATGTTCCTTTCAAATCATATAGTGTTGTTGAATTGAAAGATGATAATGAGGCTTTTAATTGTGAAATTTTAGCTTTAGCTTCTCCTGCAAATCAAACAGAAGAAATTGAAAAAAATTATTTTCAACCATTTATGAAAAGAAATGCTGAAAAATTTAAAGATAAAAAAATCTATCTTTTTGGAACTTTTGGTTGGGGTGGAGGAAAATTTATGAGTTCTTGGATAAAACAAGTTGAAGAATTAGGTGCAAAAATTGTTGAATTACCTATGGCTTGTAAGGGTAGTCCAAATTCTGAAACTAAGGAAAAATTAACTAATATGGCAAAAAAAATTGCTACTATGTAA